The Populus alba chromosome 6, ASM523922v2, whole genome shotgun sequence genome contains a region encoding:
- the LOC118060353 gene encoding monofunctional riboflavin biosynthesis protein RIBA 3, chloroplastic, translating into MSPTCWATGVGSASDESFLKGSENGSLLGAFDESASAPFVTLEAEITPETIDFFVNDADGDPDCPTEGYSSIEQALHTLREGKLVIVVDDENGDIEGNLIMAASVASPQQVSFLIKNGSGIVSVGMKEEDLERLKLPLMSPKTENEDSSAPTFTITVDAKSGTCTGVSASDRAKIVLALSSLETKPEDFRRPGHVFPLEYRNGGVLRRAGHTEASVDLVMMAGLPPVFVLSAIIDPEDGSIARKIYYFYSIFY; encoded by the exons ATGAGTCCTACATGTTGGGCTACTGGGGTTGGAAGTGCGTCTGATGAGAGTTTTTTGAAGGGAAGTGAAAATGGGTCCCTGTTGGGAGCTTTTGATGAGTCTGCTTCTGCACCATTTGTGACACTTGAAGCTGAAATTACTCCTGAAACCATTGATTTCTTTGTCAATGATGCAGACGGCGATCCTGACTGCCCAACCGAAGGGTACTCTTCAATTGAGCAGGCACTCCATACTTTACGTGAGGGAAAG CTTGTAATTGTTGTAGACGATGAAAATGGGGATATTGAAGGAAACCTTATCATGGCAGCATCTGTTGCAAGTCCTCAGCAGGTGTCATTTCTGATTAAGAATGGATCAGGAATTGTTTCGGTAGGCATGAAAGAGGAGGATCTTGAAAGACTTAAGCTTCCTCTGATGTCGCCAAAGACAGAGAACGAAGATTCATCTGCCCCCACGTTCACAATCACTGTG GATGCAAAATCTGGAACATGTACTGGAGTATCAGCATCAGACAGGGCTAAGATTGTTCTTGCTCTTTCTTCTCTTGAGACCAAGCCTGAAGATTTTAGAAGGCCAGGCCATGTGTTTCCACTCGAGTATCGCAACGGTGGGGTTTTAAGAAGAGCTGGCCATACAGAGGCTTCTGTAGATTTGGTGATGATGGCTGGATTGCCACCAGTTTTTGTTCTTTCGGCAATTATTGATCCAGAAGACGGTTCTatagcaagaaaaatatattatttttattctattttttattaa